Part of the Acidobacteriota bacterium genome, CCCGAACTTGCGGGCGCCGACCGGGCACGCCTCGACGCACGCCGGGTACCGCCCCTTGCGCACGCGCTGGATGCAGAACGTGCACTTCTCCACCACGCCGCGCGGCCGCGGGCGGTTGCCCAGGTAGTGCATCGCCGGGTTGACCTGTTCGTTCGGGATGCCGGCGTCCGACCAGTTGAAGTGGCGCGCGCCGTACGGGCACGCCGCCATGCAGCAGCGGCAGCCGATGCACCAGTCGTAGTCGATGACGACGATCCCGTCCTTCTCGGCCCACGTCGCGCCCACCGGGCAGACCTTGGTGCACGGAGGATTGCGGCACTGCTGGCACGCGACCGGCACGTAGAAGTGACCGTCCTGCGGCACTTCCTTGGCGTCGTAGTACGCGTCGGCGTGCGCGAAATCGATCCCGCGCTCCTTGTCCATCGACAGCACGCGGATCCAGTGCACCTGCGGGTCGCGCGACTGGTTGTTCTCGTCGACGCACGCGTACACGCAGCGCCGGCAGCCGATGCAGCGCGAGATGTCGAGGGCGTAGGCGAACACCACGCCGTCGGCCGCCGGCGTGTCTGAGACCGTGACCGCCTTGCCGTAGGTCTTCGAGTACTCACGCTCGAGATCGTCCAGCATGCTGCGCAGCCGCGCCTTCGGCACCTCGCGCAGCCGGCGCGGGCCGCACGCGGTCAGCAGGAACCCGGCCGCGGCCGCCGCGGTACAGGAGGCGAACTGCCGGCGAGTGACAGGGTGTGGTGTGTCGGACGACATCGTGTCTCCCATGGTCGGTAGCCAGTGGTCAGTGGTCAGTGGCCAGTGGCCAGTGGTCAGTGGCCAGGGGTCAGTGACTCCTGACTCCCGTCGATCTGCTCGGCCGCCTCGGCGCCGGCTTCGGCTCGAGCGCGCGGAACCGCGGCTCGTGCGGGTTGTGGCAGTGCGCGCACAACAGGTATTCCTTCTGCCCGTTCCATTGCCCCACGCGGCGGCCGTGCACGCCGGCGCGCCAGTCGCGGTACTTCTCACCGTGGCACTGCCCGCACAGGCGGTACGACTCCGAGAAGGGGACCCCCTCTCCGCTCGCCAGGTGCAGCTGGTCGCGGTTGTCGGCGTCGTGGCAGTCGAGGCACCAGCGGTGCGTCTCGTCGTGCTTCAGCACGATGTCCACGTGCATGTCGGTCAGCTCGCGGCGCGTCCGGTTCGGCGGCATGTCCTTGTTGTGACACTCCGAGCACGGAAAGATGCCGTCGGAAAACGGCGGCGGCGGCACCTGGATGCGCGCGCCGGGGGCAGCCTGCGCCGGCCGCCGCTCCTCCTGCGGCGGTCGAACGCCGGCCGCGCCGTAGCCGGACGCGAGCGCGCCTGCGATGAACACGAGGACGAATGGGACTCTACGCATAGGCCGATTTCACGAAACGCTGCATCTCCCGCATCCACATCGCCTGGAAGATCTCGAGGCGCTGGCCGATGATGAACGCC contains:
- a CDS encoding 4Fe-4S dicluster domain-containing protein; this encodes MGDTMSSDTPHPVTRRQFASCTAAAAAGFLLTACGPRRLREVPKARLRSMLDDLEREYSKTYGKAVTVSDTPAADGVVFAYALDISRCIGCRRCVYACVDENNQSRDPQVHWIRVLSMDKERGIDFAHADAYYDAKEVPQDGHFYVPVACQQCRNPPCTKVCPVGATWAEKDGIVVIDYDWCIGCRCCMAACPYGARHFNWSDAGIPNEQVNPAMHYLGNRPRPRGVVEKCTFCIQRVRKGRYPACVEACPVGARKFGNLLDPESEIRYIIEHKRVLVLKEELNTMPKFFYFYGT